From the Paludisphaera mucosa genome, one window contains:
- a CDS encoding MBL fold metallo-hydrolase encodes MIRLADDLELLRGFPPYAFNVYLMGGVVVDAGTRFAMRRILRQLRGRRVEAHALTHAHPDHQGASHAICETLGVPLWCGEADADAAETEGLVMSRMPPHWLTRAVGPHWTGPSHPVARRLREGDVVGGFTVLETPGHTAGHVSFWRESDRVLLLGDVVANLNIYLGIPTLREPERIFSLDPAANRRSARRMAALEPRLIAFGHGPPLRDPGRFADFTGRLPD; translated from the coding sequence ATGATCCGACTGGCCGACGATCTGGAATTACTCCGGGGATTTCCCCCTTACGCTTTCAACGTCTACCTGATGGGCGGCGTCGTGGTCGATGCGGGGACGCGCTTCGCGATGCGACGCATCCTGCGTCAGCTTCGGGGACGGAGGGTCGAAGCTCACGCCCTGACCCACGCCCATCCCGATCACCAGGGGGCGAGCCACGCCATCTGCGAGACGCTCGGCGTGCCCCTCTGGTGCGGAGAGGCCGACGCCGACGCGGCCGAGACCGAAGGCCTCGTCATGTCCAGGATGCCTCCCCACTGGCTCACCCGCGCGGTCGGCCCGCATTGGACCGGCCCTTCGCACCCCGTGGCGAGAAGGCTTCGCGAGGGCGACGTGGTCGGCGGCTTCACCGTCCTGGAGACCCCCGGCCACACCGCGGGCCACGTCTCATTCTGGCGCGAGTCCGACCGCGTGCTGCTCCTCGGCGACGTGGTCGCGAACCTGAACATCTATCTGGGAATCCCGACGCTCCGCGAGCCGGAGCGGATTTTCTCGCTGGATCCGGCGGCGAATCGTCGGTCGGCGAGGCGGATGGCGGCCCTGGAGCCTCGGCTGATCGCCTTCGGCCACGGGCCTCCGTTGCGCGATCCCGGACGCTTTGCGGACTTCACCGGC